One Novosphingobium sp. G106 DNA segment encodes these proteins:
- a CDS encoding long-chain fatty acid--CoA ligase → MSILGAMQDWELRVSLLLDHAAREHGTREIVTQWADGSQSRTTWANVRVDALKMVQALQRLGIKPGDRVATLAMNHGRHLVAWYGVTGAGGVLHTINPRLFDDQLEYIANHAEDRILIYDASFQPIVDRMRDRWKTIEHYICFDSPEHAPHFEDWIGAEDGNAEWAGGTERDPVMLCYTSGTTGNPKGVLFEHRSNMLHTYAALMPQCLDLDARCTVLPVVPMFHANNWGFPWAAAAVGAKLVYCANNDAANLCRLIYDEGVNYLAGVPTVWLAVIQYCEATGQPLPPLTKALTGGSAMPRAIIERLMKDGIRIAHAWGMTETSPIATIAFEPADFDDLPFEEQVSIKAKQGKALFGIELRTVDLDDPTKVLPRDGVSSGSLQVRGPWTIKRYFKAEYDAAPDPDQWFDTGDVATIHPDGTLQLTDRTKDVIKSGGEWISSVELENCAVAHPAVAEAAAIGIYHSKWDERPILVVVKRPGMEVTGDELRALLAGKVAKWWLPDAIEFVDAIPHTGTGKISKKDLREQFRDYRLEG, encoded by the coding sequence ATGAGCATTCTGGGTGCCATGCAGGACTGGGAACTGCGCGTTTCGCTCCTGCTCGATCACGCCGCGCGCGAGCATGGCACACGCGAGATCGTCACCCAATGGGCCGACGGCAGCCAGAGCCGCACGACCTGGGCCAATGTTCGCGTCGATGCCCTGAAGATGGTACAGGCGCTCCAGCGCCTCGGCATCAAGCCGGGTGATCGGGTCGCCACGCTGGCGATGAACCACGGCCGCCATCTCGTCGCCTGGTACGGTGTGACGGGGGCCGGAGGTGTGCTCCACACGATCAACCCGCGGCTGTTCGACGACCAGCTCGAATACATCGCCAACCACGCCGAAGATCGCATCCTCATTTACGACGCGTCGTTCCAGCCGATCGTCGACCGCATGCGTGACCGCTGGAAGACGATCGAGCACTACATCTGCTTCGACTCTCCGGAGCATGCCCCGCATTTCGAGGACTGGATCGGCGCCGAAGATGGAAATGCCGAATGGGCCGGCGGCACCGAACGCGATCCGGTCATGCTCTGCTACACCAGCGGCACCACCGGCAATCCCAAGGGCGTGCTGTTCGAGCATCGCTCGAACATGCTGCACACCTATGCCGCCTTGATGCCGCAGTGCCTCGATCTCGATGCGCGCTGCACGGTGCTTCCCGTAGTACCGATGTTCCATGCCAATAATTGGGGCTTTCCCTGGGCCGCGGCCGCGGTTGGCGCCAAGCTCGTCTATTGCGCGAATAACGATGCAGCGAACCTGTGTCGGCTGATCTATGATGAAGGTGTCAATTACCTGGCCGGCGTTCCGACGGTCTGGCTCGCGGTGATCCAGTACTGCGAGGCGACCGGCCAGCCGCTCCCGCCGCTGACCAAGGCGCTCACGGGTGGTTCCGCCATGCCGCGTGCGATCATCGAGCGGCTGATGAAGGACGGCATCCGCATTGCCCACGCCTGGGGCATGACCGAGACTTCGCCGATCGCCACGATCGCCTTCGAGCCCGCCGATTTCGATGATCTGCCCTTCGAGGAGCAGGTCTCGATCAAGGCGAAGCAGGGCAAGGCGCTGTTCGGCATCGAACTGCGCACCGTCGATCTCGACGATCCCACCAAGGTCCTGCCGCGCGACGGCGTAAGTTCGGGCTCGCTGCAAGTGCGGGGACCCTGGACGATCAAGCGCTACTTCAAGGCGGAATACGATGCCGCGCCTGATCCCGACCAGTGGTTTGACACCGGCGACGTCGCCACGATCCATCCCGATGGCACCTTGCAACTCACCGACCGGACCAAGGACGTGATCAAGTCCGGCGGCGAGTGGATCAGCTCGGTCGAATTGGAAAACTGCGCCGTCGCACATCCAGCGGTGGCCGAGGCTGCGGCGATCGGGATCTATCACTCGAAATGGGACGAGCGGCCGATTCTCGTCGTGGTGAAGCGGCCCGGCATGGAGGTCACCGGCGATGAGCTGCGCGCGTTGCTCGCGGGCAAGGTCGCCAAATGGTGGCTTCCGGACGCGATCGAATTCGTCGACGCGATCCCGCACACCGGCACTGGCAAGATCAGCAAGAAGGACCTGCGCGAGCAGTTTCGCGACTACCGCCTGGAGGGATGA